A window from Citrus sinensis cultivar Valencia sweet orange chromosome 5, DVS_A1.0, whole genome shotgun sequence encodes these proteins:
- the LOC107174909 gene encoding uncharacterized protein LOC107174909 isoform X24: MFMVLFMWILRQIHTTRKQGKDDKGFSEKKKNGQIPGNIPNPGSSSKVKAKENLDDKKETLLGSMISNVSISEGSEVIGDNFHVAEIKSKDLIKTAKGTNAFNYTINHFFSLVCSYNQKTRPGRRRLHRNGKAWPGDELTGDNVYVSIHVGTEVKLNDTSSYNQNTRPGRQRLHRKEKLLAGSKVVGDSVRGSVLTAKEKKRKNETFDAKTSVVSSEESDEMIGNAVPGPVLMIQDDMLKPETSEDKAKEIVEDNKDDIRITESRSEDKVKETVGGRKETLDVKSPIISCEESKVASDGVHGSVLMIQDDIPKVRIKQKEFVDDNKDDIPNPGSNIEDKAKTVDDKKEIIHPITSNFSSEGYKIQDNIEKELSSERRKMDITFVLPARCISYIISLTTPRDASRLSLACPAFKSAADSDSVWEKFLPSDYKEIISNSSSISASSLMITSLSKKDLYFYLCHNPILINNHTTSFSLVQETGKKCYMVGARGLSIAWGDSPQYWNWLSLQESRFPEVAKLREVWWFEIIARIETRILSSKTNYGAYLVFKFVKSRQGFDARPIEFDVYFEGSNNHKRRSALLDPPTNVSPQLSQDRGDGWTEIEMGEFFNENGDDGTVVCKLCESGSVQKRGIIIQGIELRPKYGK; encoded by the exons ATGTTTATGGTTCTGTTCATGTGGATACTGAG ACAAATTCATACAACCAGAAAACAAGGCAAGGACGACAAAGGCTTCagcgaaaagaaaaaaaatggccag aTTCCGGGTAACATTCCAAACCCAGGATCCAGCAGTAAGGTTAAAGCAAAGGAAAATCTTGACGACAAAAAG GAAACACTACTAGGTTCAATGATATCAAATGTTTCAATCAGTGAAGGCTCTGAAGTGATTGGTGATAATTTTCATGTTGCTGAGATCAAATCAAAAGAT TTAATTAAAACTGCCAAAGGAACAAATGCTTTTAACTACACaatcaatcattttttttccctggtTTGTTCTTACAACCAGAAGACTAGACCAGGAAGACGGAGGCTTCACCGAAACGGAAAGGCTTGGCCAG GTGATGAGTTGACTGGTGACAATGTCTATGTTTCGATTCATGTGGGTACTGAGGTCAAACTCAATGAT aCAAGCTCTTACAACCAGAACACTAGGCCAGGACGACAAAGGCTTCAtcgaaaagaaaaacttttgGCAG GTTCTAAGGTGGTTGGTGACAGTGTTCGTGGTTCGGTTCTCACTGCTAAAGAGAAAAAACGAAAAAAT GAAACTTTTGATGCAAAAACATCAGTTGTTTCGAGTGAAGAATCTGATGAGATGATTGGTAACGCTGTTCCTGGACCGGTCCTCATG ATTCAGGATGACATGCTGAAACCAGAGACGAGTGAggataaagcaaaagaaattGTGGAAGACAATAAG GATGACATTCGAATCACAGAATCCAGGAGTGAGGATAAAGTAAAAGAAACTGTAGGTGGCAGAAAg GAAACATTAGATGTGAAATCACCAATTATTTCATGTGAAGAATCTAAAGTCGCTAGTGACGGTGTTCACGGTTCGGTTCTTATG ATTCAGGATGACATTCCGAAAGTAAGGataaagcaaaaagaatttgtgGACGACAATAAG GATGACATTCCAAACCCAGGATCCAATATTGAGGATAAGGCAAAAACAGTGGATGACAAAAAG GAAATAATACATCCCAtaacatcaaatttttcaaGTGAAGGTTATAAG aTTCAGGATAACATTGAAAAGGAGCTGTCATCAGAAAGACGTAAAATGGACATCACATTTGTTCTGCCTGCACGGTGCATTTCATACATCATTTCTCTTACAACTCCCCGCGATGCAAGCAGATTATCATTGGCTTGTCCTGCCTTCAAATCCGCTGCGGATTCGGATTCCGTTTGGGAGAAGTTTCTGCCGTCCGATTACAAGGAGATCATTTCCAACTCGTCATCAATCTCTGCTTCGTCTTTGATGATCACTTCGTTGTCTAAGAAGGacctttacttttatcttTGTCATAACCCCATCCTCATCAACAATCATACGACGAGCTTTTCGCTAGTGCAAGAGACTGGAAAGAAATGTTACATGGTTGGTGCAAGGGGACTTTCCATAGCATGGGGAGATTCACCCCAATATTGGAACTGGCTTTCTCTACAAGAGTCTAG GTTTCCCGAAGTGGCTAAACTCAGGGAGGTGTGGTGGTTCGAAATCATAGCAAGAATTGAGACAAGAattttatcatccaaaacGAACTATGGAGCTTACCTTGTGttcaagtttgtcaaaagTAGACAAGGATTTGATGCTAGACCTATAGAGTTTGACGTCTATTTTGAGGGAAGCAATAATCACAAAAGGCGTAGCGCGTTGTTAGATCCTCCGACAAATGTGTCTCCTCAACTATCTCAAGACAGAGGAGACGGGTGGACGGAAATTGAGATGGGTGAGTTCTTTAATGAAAATGGAGATGATGGGACAGTGGTCTGTAAGCTGTGTGAATCAGGATCTGTGCAAAAGCGTGGCATCATTATCCAAGGAATTGAGCTTAGGCCTAAATATGGCAAATAA
- the LOC107174909 gene encoding uncharacterized protein LOC107174909 isoform X17, which translates to MNQIREKMNEIGGYFQQLLPPVLTSSYNQKTKPGRQRLQRTRKGWPGYEVIGYDVYGSVHVDTETNSYNQKTRQGRQRLQRKEKKWPGSEVIGDNVQCSILANKEKKFKDIPGNIPNPGSSSKVKAKENLDDKKKTRPGRRRLHRNGKAWPGDELTGDNVYVSIHVGTEVKLNDTSSYNQNTRPGRQRLHRKEKLLAGSKVVGDSVRGSVLTAKEKKRKNETFDAKTSVVSSEESDEMIGNAVPGPVLMIQDDMLKPETSEDKAKEIVEDNKDDIRITESRSEDKVKETVGGRKETLDVKSPIISCEESKVASDGVHGSVLMIQDDIPKVRIKQKEFVDDNKDDIPNPGSNIEDKAKTVDDKKEIIHPITSNFSSEGYKIQDNIEKELSSERRKMDITFVLPARCISYIISLTTPRDASRLSLACPAFKSAADSDSVWEKFLPSDYKEIISNSSSISASSLMITSLSKKDLYFYLCHNPILINNHTTSFSLVQETGKKCYMVGARGLSIAWGDSPQYWNWLSLQESRFPEVAKLREVWWFEIIARIETRILSSKTNYGAYLVFKFVKSRQGFDARPIEFDVYFEGSNNHKRRSALLDPPTNVSPQLSQDRGDGWTEIEMGEFFNENGDDGTVVCKLCESGSVQKRGIIIQGIELRPKYGK; encoded by the exons ATGAATCAAATACGAGAAAAAATGAACGAAATTGGAGGATATTTCCAACAATTATTACCTCCGGTACTG ACAAGCTCTTACAACCAGAAAACAAAGCCAGGACGACAAAGGCTTCAACGAACCAGAAAAGGTTGGCCAG GTTATGAGGTGATTGGTTACGATGTTTATGGTTCTGTTCATGTGGATACTGAG ACAAATTCATACAACCAGAAAACAAGGCAAGGACGACAAAGGCTTCagcgaaaagaaaaaaaatggccag GTTCTGAGGTGATTGGTGACAATGTTCAATGTTCAATTCTTGcgaataaagagaaaaaattcaaagat aTTCCGGGTAACATTCCAAACCCAGGATCCAGCAGTAAGGTTAAAGCAAAGGAAAATCTTGACGACAAAAAG AAGACTAGACCAGGAAGACGGAGGCTTCACCGAAACGGAAAGGCTTGGCCAG GTGATGAGTTGACTGGTGACAATGTCTATGTTTCGATTCATGTGGGTACTGAGGTCAAACTCAATGAT aCAAGCTCTTACAACCAGAACACTAGGCCAGGACGACAAAGGCTTCAtcgaaaagaaaaacttttgGCAG GTTCTAAGGTGGTTGGTGACAGTGTTCGTGGTTCGGTTCTCACTGCTAAAGAGAAAAAACGAAAAAAT GAAACTTTTGATGCAAAAACATCAGTTGTTTCGAGTGAAGAATCTGATGAGATGATTGGTAACGCTGTTCCTGGACCGGTCCTCATG ATTCAGGATGACATGCTGAAACCAGAGACGAGTGAggataaagcaaaagaaattGTGGAAGACAATAAG GATGACATTCGAATCACAGAATCCAGGAGTGAGGATAAAGTAAAAGAAACTGTAGGTGGCAGAAAg GAAACATTAGATGTGAAATCACCAATTATTTCATGTGAAGAATCTAAAGTCGCTAGTGACGGTGTTCACGGTTCGGTTCTTATG ATTCAGGATGACATTCCGAAAGTAAGGataaagcaaaaagaatttgtgGACGACAATAAG GATGACATTCCAAACCCAGGATCCAATATTGAGGATAAGGCAAAAACAGTGGATGACAAAAAG GAAATAATACATCCCAtaacatcaaatttttcaaGTGAAGGTTATAAG aTTCAGGATAACATTGAAAAGGAGCTGTCATCAGAAAGACGTAAAATGGACATCACATTTGTTCTGCCTGCACGGTGCATTTCATACATCATTTCTCTTACAACTCCCCGCGATGCAAGCAGATTATCATTGGCTTGTCCTGCCTTCAAATCCGCTGCGGATTCGGATTCCGTTTGGGAGAAGTTTCTGCCGTCCGATTACAAGGAGATCATTTCCAACTCGTCATCAATCTCTGCTTCGTCTTTGATGATCACTTCGTTGTCTAAGAAGGacctttacttttatcttTGTCATAACCCCATCCTCATCAACAATCATACGACGAGCTTTTCGCTAGTGCAAGAGACTGGAAAGAAATGTTACATGGTTGGTGCAAGGGGACTTTCCATAGCATGGGGAGATTCACCCCAATATTGGAACTGGCTTTCTCTACAAGAGTCTAG GTTTCCCGAAGTGGCTAAACTCAGGGAGGTGTGGTGGTTCGAAATCATAGCAAGAATTGAGACAAGAattttatcatccaaaacGAACTATGGAGCTTACCTTGTGttcaagtttgtcaaaagTAGACAAGGATTTGATGCTAGACCTATAGAGTTTGACGTCTATTTTGAGGGAAGCAATAATCACAAAAGGCGTAGCGCGTTGTTAGATCCTCCGACAAATGTGTCTCCTCAACTATCTCAAGACAGAGGAGACGGGTGGACGGAAATTGAGATGGGTGAGTTCTTTAATGAAAATGGAGATGATGGGACAGTGGTCTGTAAGCTGTGTGAATCAGGATCTGTGCAAAAGCGTGGCATCATTATCCAAGGAATTGAGCTTAGGCCTAAATATGGCAAATAA
- the LOC107174909 gene encoding uncharacterized protein LOC107174909 isoform X2, which translates to MNQIREKMNEIGGYFQQLLPPVLTSSYNQKTKPGRQRLQRTRKGWPGYEVIGYDVYGSVHVDTETNSYNQKTRQGRQRLQRKEKKWPGSEVIGDNVQCSILANKEKKFKDIPGNIPNPGSSSKVKAKENLDDKKETLLGSMISNVSISEGSEVIGDNFHVAEIKSKDLIKTAKGTNAFNYTINHFFSLVCSYNQKTRPGRRRLHRNGKAWPGDELTGDNVYVSIHVGTEVKLNDTSSYNQNTRPGRQRLHRKEKLLAGSKVVGDSVRGSVLTAKEKKRKNETFDAKTSVVSSEESDEMIGNAVPGPVLMIQDDMLKPETSEDKAKEIVEDNKDDIRITESRSEDKVKETVGGRKETLDVKSPIISCEESKVASDGVHGSVLMIQDDIPKVRIKQKEFVDDNKDDIPNPGSNIEDKAKTVDDKKEIIHPITSNFSSEGYKDNIEKELSSERRKMDITFVLPARCISYIISLTTPRDASRLSLACPAFKSAADSDSVWEKFLPSDYKEIISNSSSISASSLMITSLSKKDLYFYLCHNPILINNHTTSFSLVQETGKKCYMVGARGLSIAWGDSPQYWNWLSLQESRFPEVAKLREVWWFEIIARIETRILSSKTNYGAYLVFKFVKSRQGFDARPIEFDVYFEGSNNHKRRSALLDPPTNVSPQLSQDRGDGWTEIEMGEFFNENGDDGTVVCKLCESGSVQKRGIIIQGIELRPKYGK; encoded by the exons ATGAATCAAATACGAGAAAAAATGAACGAAATTGGAGGATATTTCCAACAATTATTACCTCCGGTACTG ACAAGCTCTTACAACCAGAAAACAAAGCCAGGACGACAAAGGCTTCAACGAACCAGAAAAGGTTGGCCAG GTTATGAGGTGATTGGTTACGATGTTTATGGTTCTGTTCATGTGGATACTGAG ACAAATTCATACAACCAGAAAACAAGGCAAGGACGACAAAGGCTTCagcgaaaagaaaaaaaatggccag GTTCTGAGGTGATTGGTGACAATGTTCAATGTTCAATTCTTGcgaataaagagaaaaaattcaaagat aTTCCGGGTAACATTCCAAACCCAGGATCCAGCAGTAAGGTTAAAGCAAAGGAAAATCTTGACGACAAAAAG GAAACACTACTAGGTTCAATGATATCAAATGTTTCAATCAGTGAAGGCTCTGAAGTGATTGGTGATAATTTTCATGTTGCTGAGATCAAATCAAAAGAT TTAATTAAAACTGCCAAAGGAACAAATGCTTTTAACTACACaatcaatcattttttttccctggtTTGTTCTTACAACCAGAAGACTAGACCAGGAAGACGGAGGCTTCACCGAAACGGAAAGGCTTGGCCAG GTGATGAGTTGACTGGTGACAATGTCTATGTTTCGATTCATGTGGGTACTGAGGTCAAACTCAATGAT aCAAGCTCTTACAACCAGAACACTAGGCCAGGACGACAAAGGCTTCAtcgaaaagaaaaacttttgGCAG GTTCTAAGGTGGTTGGTGACAGTGTTCGTGGTTCGGTTCTCACTGCTAAAGAGAAAAAACGAAAAAAT GAAACTTTTGATGCAAAAACATCAGTTGTTTCGAGTGAAGAATCTGATGAGATGATTGGTAACGCTGTTCCTGGACCGGTCCTCATG ATTCAGGATGACATGCTGAAACCAGAGACGAGTGAggataaagcaaaagaaattGTGGAAGACAATAAG GATGACATTCGAATCACAGAATCCAGGAGTGAGGATAAAGTAAAAGAAACTGTAGGTGGCAGAAAg GAAACATTAGATGTGAAATCACCAATTATTTCATGTGAAGAATCTAAAGTCGCTAGTGACGGTGTTCACGGTTCGGTTCTTATG ATTCAGGATGACATTCCGAAAGTAAGGataaagcaaaaagaatttgtgGACGACAATAAG GATGACATTCCAAACCCAGGATCCAATATTGAGGATAAGGCAAAAACAGTGGATGACAAAAAG GAAATAATACATCCCAtaacatcaaatttttcaaGTGAAGGTTATAAG GATAACATTGAAAAGGAGCTGTCATCAGAAAGACGTAAAATGGACATCACATTTGTTCTGCCTGCACGGTGCATTTCATACATCATTTCTCTTACAACTCCCCGCGATGCAAGCAGATTATCATTGGCTTGTCCTGCCTTCAAATCCGCTGCGGATTCGGATTCCGTTTGGGAGAAGTTTCTGCCGTCCGATTACAAGGAGATCATTTCCAACTCGTCATCAATCTCTGCTTCGTCTTTGATGATCACTTCGTTGTCTAAGAAGGacctttacttttatcttTGTCATAACCCCATCCTCATCAACAATCATACGACGAGCTTTTCGCTAGTGCAAGAGACTGGAAAGAAATGTTACATGGTTGGTGCAAGGGGACTTTCCATAGCATGGGGAGATTCACCCCAATATTGGAACTGGCTTTCTCTACAAGAGTCTAG GTTTCCCGAAGTGGCTAAACTCAGGGAGGTGTGGTGGTTCGAAATCATAGCAAGAATTGAGACAAGAattttatcatccaaaacGAACTATGGAGCTTACCTTGTGttcaagtttgtcaaaagTAGACAAGGATTTGATGCTAGACCTATAGAGTTTGACGTCTATTTTGAGGGAAGCAATAATCACAAAAGGCGTAGCGCGTTGTTAGATCCTCCGACAAATGTGTCTCCTCAACTATCTCAAGACAGAGGAGACGGGTGGACGGAAATTGAGATGGGTGAGTTCTTTAATGAAAATGGAGATGATGGGACAGTGGTCTGTAAGCTGTGTGAATCAGGATCTGTGCAAAAGCGTGGCATCATTATCCAAGGAATTGAGCTTAGGCCTAAATATGGCAAATAA
- the LOC107174909 gene encoding uncharacterized protein LOC107174909 isoform X5, whose translation MNQIREKMNEIGGYFQQLLPPTSSYNQKTKPGRQRLQRTRKGYEVIGYDVYGSVHVDTETNSYNQKTRQGRQRLQRKEKKWPGSEVIGDNVQCSILANKEKKFKDIPGNIPNPGSSSKVKAKENLDDKKETLLGSMISNVSISEGSEVIGDNFHVAEIKSKDLIKTAKGTNAFNYTINHFFSLVCSYNQKTRPGRRRLHRNGKAWPGDELTGDNVYVSIHVGTEVKLNDTSSYNQNTRPGRQRLHRKEKLLAGSKVVGDSVRGSVLTAKEKKRKNETFDAKTSVVSSEESDEMIGNAVPGPVLMIQDDMLKPETSEDKAKEIVEDNKDDIRITESRSEDKVKETVGGRKETLDVKSPIISCEESKVASDGVHGSVLMIQDDIPKVRIKQKEFVDDNKDDIPNPGSNIEDKAKTVDDKKEIIHPITSNFSSEGYKIQDNIEKELSSERRKMDITFVLPARCISYIISLTTPRDASRLSLACPAFKSAADSDSVWEKFLPSDYKEIISNSSSISASSLMITSLSKKDLYFYLCHNPILINNHTTSFSLVQETGKKCYMVGARGLSIAWGDSPQYWNWLSLQESRFPEVAKLREVWWFEIIARIETRILSSKTNYGAYLVFKFVKSRQGFDARPIEFDVYFEGSNNHKRRSALLDPPTNVSPQLSQDRGDGWTEIEMGEFFNENGDDGTVVCKLCESGSVQKRGIIIQGIELRPKYGK comes from the exons ATGAATCAAATACGAGAAAAAATGAACGAAATTGGAGGATATTTCCAACAATTATTACCTCCG ACAAGCTCTTACAACCAGAAAACAAAGCCAGGACGACAAAGGCTTCAACGAACCAGAAAAG GTTATGAGGTGATTGGTTACGATGTTTATGGTTCTGTTCATGTGGATACTGAG ACAAATTCATACAACCAGAAAACAAGGCAAGGACGACAAAGGCTTCagcgaaaagaaaaaaaatggccag GTTCTGAGGTGATTGGTGACAATGTTCAATGTTCAATTCTTGcgaataaagagaaaaaattcaaagat aTTCCGGGTAACATTCCAAACCCAGGATCCAGCAGTAAGGTTAAAGCAAAGGAAAATCTTGACGACAAAAAG GAAACACTACTAGGTTCAATGATATCAAATGTTTCAATCAGTGAAGGCTCTGAAGTGATTGGTGATAATTTTCATGTTGCTGAGATCAAATCAAAAGAT TTAATTAAAACTGCCAAAGGAACAAATGCTTTTAACTACACaatcaatcattttttttccctggtTTGTTCTTACAACCAGAAGACTAGACCAGGAAGACGGAGGCTTCACCGAAACGGAAAGGCTTGGCCAG GTGATGAGTTGACTGGTGACAATGTCTATGTTTCGATTCATGTGGGTACTGAGGTCAAACTCAATGAT aCAAGCTCTTACAACCAGAACACTAGGCCAGGACGACAAAGGCTTCAtcgaaaagaaaaacttttgGCAG GTTCTAAGGTGGTTGGTGACAGTGTTCGTGGTTCGGTTCTCACTGCTAAAGAGAAAAAACGAAAAAAT GAAACTTTTGATGCAAAAACATCAGTTGTTTCGAGTGAAGAATCTGATGAGATGATTGGTAACGCTGTTCCTGGACCGGTCCTCATG ATTCAGGATGACATGCTGAAACCAGAGACGAGTGAggataaagcaaaagaaattGTGGAAGACAATAAG GATGACATTCGAATCACAGAATCCAGGAGTGAGGATAAAGTAAAAGAAACTGTAGGTGGCAGAAAg GAAACATTAGATGTGAAATCACCAATTATTTCATGTGAAGAATCTAAAGTCGCTAGTGACGGTGTTCACGGTTCGGTTCTTATG ATTCAGGATGACATTCCGAAAGTAAGGataaagcaaaaagaatttgtgGACGACAATAAG GATGACATTCCAAACCCAGGATCCAATATTGAGGATAAGGCAAAAACAGTGGATGACAAAAAG GAAATAATACATCCCAtaacatcaaatttttcaaGTGAAGGTTATAAG aTTCAGGATAACATTGAAAAGGAGCTGTCATCAGAAAGACGTAAAATGGACATCACATTTGTTCTGCCTGCACGGTGCATTTCATACATCATTTCTCTTACAACTCCCCGCGATGCAAGCAGATTATCATTGGCTTGTCCTGCCTTCAAATCCGCTGCGGATTCGGATTCCGTTTGGGAGAAGTTTCTGCCGTCCGATTACAAGGAGATCATTTCCAACTCGTCATCAATCTCTGCTTCGTCTTTGATGATCACTTCGTTGTCTAAGAAGGacctttacttttatcttTGTCATAACCCCATCCTCATCAACAATCATACGACGAGCTTTTCGCTAGTGCAAGAGACTGGAAAGAAATGTTACATGGTTGGTGCAAGGGGACTTTCCATAGCATGGGGAGATTCACCCCAATATTGGAACTGGCTTTCTCTACAAGAGTCTAG GTTTCCCGAAGTGGCTAAACTCAGGGAGGTGTGGTGGTTCGAAATCATAGCAAGAATTGAGACAAGAattttatcatccaaaacGAACTATGGAGCTTACCTTGTGttcaagtttgtcaaaagTAGACAAGGATTTGATGCTAGACCTATAGAGTTTGACGTCTATTTTGAGGGAAGCAATAATCACAAAAGGCGTAGCGCGTTGTTAGATCCTCCGACAAATGTGTCTCCTCAACTATCTCAAGACAGAGGAGACGGGTGGACGGAAATTGAGATGGGTGAGTTCTTTAATGAAAATGGAGATGATGGGACAGTGGTCTGTAAGCTGTGTGAATCAGGATCTGTGCAAAAGCGTGGCATCATTATCCAAGGAATTGAGCTTAGGCCTAAATATGGCAAATAA
- the LOC107174909 gene encoding uncharacterized protein LOC107174909 isoform X13, producing the protein MNQIREKMNEIGGYFQQLLPPVLTSSYNQKTKPGRQRLQRTRKGWPGYEVIGYDVYGSVHVDTETNSYNQKTRQGRQRLQRKEKKWPGSEVIGDNVQCSILANKEKKFKDIPGNIPNPGSSSKVKAKENLDDKKETLLGSMISNVSISEGSEVIGDNFHVAEIKSKDTRPGRRRLHRNGKAWPGDELTGDNVYVSIHTSSYNQNTRPGRQRLHRKEKLLAGSKVVGDSVRGSVLTAKEKKRKNETFDAKTSVVSSEESDEMIGNAVPGPVLMIQDDMLKPETSEDKAKEIVEDNKDDIRITESRSEDKVKETVGGRKETLDVKSPIISCEESKVASDGVHGSVLMIQDDIPKVRIKQKEFVDDNKDDIPNPGSNIEDKAKTVDDKKEIIHPITSNFSSEGYKIQDNIEKELSSERRKMDITFVLPARCISYIISLTTPRDASRLSLACPAFKSAADSDSVWEKFLPSDYKEIISNSSSISASSLMITSLSKKDLYFYLCHNPILINNHTTSFSLVQETGKKCYMVGARGLSIAWGDSPQYWNWLSLQESRFPEVAKLREVWWFEIIARIETRILSSKTNYGAYLVFKFVKSRQGFDARPIEFDVYFEGSNNHKRRSALLDPPTNVSPQLSQDRGDGWTEIEMGEFFNENGDDGTVVCKLCESGSVQKRGIIIQGIELRPKYGK; encoded by the exons ATGAATCAAATACGAGAAAAAATGAACGAAATTGGAGGATATTTCCAACAATTATTACCTCCGGTACTG ACAAGCTCTTACAACCAGAAAACAAAGCCAGGACGACAAAGGCTTCAACGAACCAGAAAAGGTTGGCCAG GTTATGAGGTGATTGGTTACGATGTTTATGGTTCTGTTCATGTGGATACTGAG ACAAATTCATACAACCAGAAAACAAGGCAAGGACGACAAAGGCTTCagcgaaaagaaaaaaaatggccag GTTCTGAGGTGATTGGTGACAATGTTCAATGTTCAATTCTTGcgaataaagagaaaaaattcaaagat aTTCCGGGTAACATTCCAAACCCAGGATCCAGCAGTAAGGTTAAAGCAAAGGAAAATCTTGACGACAAAAAG GAAACACTACTAGGTTCAATGATATCAAATGTTTCAATCAGTGAAGGCTCTGAAGTGATTGGTGATAATTTTCATGTTGCTGAGATCAAATCAAAAGAT ACTAGACCAGGAAGACGGAGGCTTCACCGAAACGGAAAGGCTTGGCCAG GTGATGAGTTGACTGGTGACAATGTCTATGTTTCGATTCAT aCAAGCTCTTACAACCAGAACACTAGGCCAGGACGACAAAGGCTTCAtcgaaaagaaaaacttttgGCAG GTTCTAAGGTGGTTGGTGACAGTGTTCGTGGTTCGGTTCTCACTGCTAAAGAGAAAAAACGAAAAAAT GAAACTTTTGATGCAAAAACATCAGTTGTTTCGAGTGAAGAATCTGATGAGATGATTGGTAACGCTGTTCCTGGACCGGTCCTCATG ATTCAGGATGACATGCTGAAACCAGAGACGAGTGAggataaagcaaaagaaattGTGGAAGACAATAAG GATGACATTCGAATCACAGAATCCAGGAGTGAGGATAAAGTAAAAGAAACTGTAGGTGGCAGAAAg GAAACATTAGATGTGAAATCACCAATTATTTCATGTGAAGAATCTAAAGTCGCTAGTGACGGTGTTCACGGTTCGGTTCTTATG ATTCAGGATGACATTCCGAAAGTAAGGataaagcaaaaagaatttgtgGACGACAATAAG GATGACATTCCAAACCCAGGATCCAATATTGAGGATAAGGCAAAAACAGTGGATGACAAAAAG GAAATAATACATCCCAtaacatcaaatttttcaaGTGAAGGTTATAAG aTTCAGGATAACATTGAAAAGGAGCTGTCATCAGAAAGACGTAAAATGGACATCACATTTGTTCTGCCTGCACGGTGCATTTCATACATCATTTCTCTTACAACTCCCCGCGATGCAAGCAGATTATCATTGGCTTGTCCTGCCTTCAAATCCGCTGCGGATTCGGATTCCGTTTGGGAGAAGTTTCTGCCGTCCGATTACAAGGAGATCATTTCCAACTCGTCATCAATCTCTGCTTCGTCTTTGATGATCACTTCGTTGTCTAAGAAGGacctttacttttatcttTGTCATAACCCCATCCTCATCAACAATCATACGACGAGCTTTTCGCTAGTGCAAGAGACTGGAAAGAAATGTTACATGGTTGGTGCAAGGGGACTTTCCATAGCATGGGGAGATTCACCCCAATATTGGAACTGGCTTTCTCTACAAGAGTCTAG GTTTCCCGAAGTGGCTAAACTCAGGGAGGTGTGGTGGTTCGAAATCATAGCAAGAATTGAGACAAGAattttatcatccaaaacGAACTATGGAGCTTACCTTGTGttcaagtttgtcaaaagTAGACAAGGATTTGATGCTAGACCTATAGAGTTTGACGTCTATTTTGAGGGAAGCAATAATCACAAAAGGCGTAGCGCGTTGTTAGATCCTCCGACAAATGTGTCTCCTCAACTATCTCAAGACAGAGGAGACGGGTGGACGGAAATTGAGATGGGTGAGTTCTTTAATGAAAATGGAGATGATGGGACAGTGGTCTGTAAGCTGTGTGAATCAGGATCTGTGCAAAAGCGTGGCATCATTATCCAAGGAATTGAGCTTAGGCCTAAATATGGCAAATAA